From a single Ornithorhynchus anatinus isolate Pmale09 chromosome 15, mOrnAna1.pri.v4, whole genome shotgun sequence genomic region:
- the LOC103170845 gene encoding uncharacterized protein LOC103170845 isoform X1 encodes MATRAANRRAPIHLLHQPAKESILSATVGRSVSHHPTLPGNDRPSLRGRYEVRDRRLSLSRFPCRSATVSQSPQLSGSLPVMASSPSNACLPFLFLLLGGAGVAVCNLMTVSLSWRVWHFGHPRPMTVWQGLSHFCYLTRDIAHTKSAPPAVCVQIPPTIQLPWQIHRCQSLMSLATGLQAAAFLFMSWGLVATLRRKCRSLSRPCSLLGGIALALGGSLVLGTVLWHCHLDGSPFSYPADFPLPDRPARQENGAAIILGAITALVQIHNGFFVCLRGWGRRPDREAYPEDEV; translated from the exons ATGGCGACCCGGGCGGCCAATAGGAGGGCCCCGATCCATCTCCTCCACCAGCCGGCCAAGGAGTCCATTTTGTCTGCCACGGTAGGCCGCAGCGTGTCGCACCATCCGACGCTCCCCGGAAATGACCGGCCTTCCCTGAGAGGTCGCTACGAAGTAAGGGACcgacgtctctctctctcccgtttCCCCTGCCG CTCAGCTACCGTGTCCCAGTCTCCGCAGCTTAGCGGCTCTCTGCCGGTCATGGCCTCCTCTCCCAGCAACGCGTGCCTCCCATTCCTCTTTCTGTTgcttggaggggcgggggtcgCCGTCTGCAATTTGATGACCGTCTCCCTGTCCTGGAGGGTATGGCATTTTGGCCACCCCAGGCCTATGACCGTGTGGCAGGGCCTCTCACACTTCTGCTACCTGACCAGGGACATCGCCCACACGAAATCCGCTCCGCCGGCCGTCTGTGTGCAAATACCGCCGACCATTCAGCTGCCCTGGCAGATTCATCGGTGTCAGTCCTTGATGTCCCTAGCCACGGGCCTGCAGGCGGCCGCCTTTCTTTTTATGAGCTGGGGGCTTGTCGCGACCCTGCGGAGGAAGTGCCGCTCGCTGTCCCGCCCCTGCTCTCTGCTGGGAGGGATCGCCCTCGCCCTGGGAGGCTCCCTGGTCTTAGGGACCGTGCTCTGGCACTGCCACCTGGACGGCAGCCCCTTCAGTTACCCTGCTGACTTCCCTCTGCCCGACCGGCCCGCGCGTCAGGAAAACGGAGCCGCGATAATACTGGGGGCCATCACCGCCCTCGTCCAGATCCATAACGGGTTCTTCGTCTGCCTCCGGGGATGGGGCCGGAGACCGGACAGAGAAGCGTATCCTGAGGACGAAGTCTGA
- the LOC103170845 gene encoding uncharacterized protein LOC103170845 isoform X3 gives MFYNGGSKAWFDYPISSATVSQSPQLSGSLPVMASSPSNACLPFLFLLLGGAGVAVCNLMTVSLSWRVWHFGHPRPMTVWQGLSHFCYLTRDIAHTKSAPPAVCVQIPPTIQLPWQIHRCQSLMSLATGLQAAAFLFMSWGLVATLRRKCRSLSRPCSLLGGIALALGGSLVLGTVLWHCHLDGSPFSYPADFPLPDRPARQENGAAIILGAITALVQIHNGFFVCLRGWGRRPDREAYPEDEV, from the coding sequence CTCAGCTACCGTGTCCCAGTCTCCGCAGCTTAGCGGCTCTCTGCCGGTCATGGCCTCCTCTCCCAGCAACGCGTGCCTCCCATTCCTCTTTCTGTTgcttggaggggcgggggtcgCCGTCTGCAATTTGATGACCGTCTCCCTGTCCTGGAGGGTATGGCATTTTGGCCACCCCAGGCCTATGACCGTGTGGCAGGGCCTCTCACACTTCTGCTACCTGACCAGGGACATCGCCCACACGAAATCCGCTCCGCCGGCCGTCTGTGTGCAAATACCGCCGACCATTCAGCTGCCCTGGCAGATTCATCGGTGTCAGTCCTTGATGTCCCTAGCCACGGGCCTGCAGGCGGCCGCCTTTCTTTTTATGAGCTGGGGGCTTGTCGCGACCCTGCGGAGGAAGTGCCGCTCGCTGTCCCGCCCCTGCTCTCTGCTGGGAGGGATCGCCCTCGCCCTGGGAGGCTCCCTGGTCTTAGGGACCGTGCTCTGGCACTGCCACCTGGACGGCAGCCCCTTCAGTTACCCTGCTGACTTCCCTCTGCCCGACCGGCCCGCGCGTCAGGAAAACGGAGCCGCGATAATACTGGGGGCCATCACCGCCCTCGTCCAGATCCATAACGGGTTCTTCGTCTGCCTCCGGGGATGGGGCCGGAGACCGGACAGAGAAGCGTATCCTGAGGACGAAGTCTGA